The following nucleotide sequence is from Kogia breviceps isolate mKogBre1 chromosome 20, mKogBre1 haplotype 1, whole genome shotgun sequence.
gttaaaaaataaataaagtgccaGGTTTCCACATCTTTTCACCCCTCTAAAGTTTcggggaaaaagaggaaagaagagcaaaactAGAAGCAAAATCCTAAGCTTAaaaaatttctctgtgcctctgttttcatGCACTTTCATTGGGCACGACAGGAAAATGGGCTCTACTATTTTCATATAATAGTTGAATTTTGCTTGTTCCAGCGTGTATATAAATTACCTGGCTTTTTGTTAATCCCATCTAAGCGaccattcctttttttccttgtttgatttttctgatttattttaaaatcagaatccaCAAACATTTAGTGagaggaaaatttctttttatttcgtAATTTATCATTCTTGTCACTTATATAAGTGACAAGAATGATAAATTATAAGTATCACTTaacttattattaaattttattaatcatAAAATACCCAAATACCTAATATTGGAAACATAACAATAAGCAAGCCGGCAGCTATGTTTTAAGTGTGGGcattctaaaatggaaaaaatgcaaagaaaaatatagcTCTAAGAGGGGAAATTTGGGGGCGTGGAGACGAATGCACTCTTCCAAGCCGCCTCCTGGATATCCGTCCAGCTAGGGGTTACAATTTGTTAATTTAAGGATATACGACGGAGACCGAAGGTACTGGCGCTGCGTTTCATGTTACTGACAAAAAATCCACCCTAGAGGAAGCAGTACTGCCCGGGTTGAACTGCGGAAACCAAACCCAAGTCTGAGGGGTCAGGAGTAGTTTCAAAGACTGGGCTCCACAAGGCAACATCGAACTGGGTTAAACGTTATCATTTACCTTTATTATTAGTATAATACTTTTAAGCTAATATACACCTGCACGTTCCTAAATGCCCCGAGACCGGACGGCCTCAGAATGCCTCGCTTGTCTACATTCGATTTTCTGCATAATCAGAAAAAATGGAGGAGAGCTTTGTTTACTTTGGCCTCGCTCGAAACCAGCGTCCTCGGGCCGAGGCGCCCAGACCTCGCGGCCGGATGGCGGCTCGAGTCCGCGGGGACGCGCGCGGCACGCGAGGACTCGGCCTGCCCCGCCCGGCCGCCCCGCAGCCCGCTGTCCTCCGCCGTCCCCCGGAGCAGCGGGCCCGGCGCGGGAAAGAGGCGACCGGAGCGCGTGGCGTCACAAAGTCCACTCCGAACGCTGGGGCAAGCGCCGCAGCCGAGGGCGCCCGGGGCGAACCCACTAGCGCCCCACCCTGGCGGAGCAGCAGGCGCGCGCCCGCCTCCTCTCGCCCCGCCTCCCTACCCCCGCCGCAGGGGCCGCAGCATCGCGGCGGCTCGGGCGCCGCAAAGCATCCTGGGAGAGCCGGCTCGCGCCGGAAGGACGAGCGGGTGCTCGGCTGCAGCGAGGTTATAAAAGGGAAGGAGCCGGCGGCGGGCGGAAGTGGGCGGTTCAGCTGCTCCCGGCGCTGTTGTTTGGTGTTTGCGCTCCTCGAGGGGCGTTCTGTGGTGGGCCGCCGGTGCAGGCCGCAGTGACAGGGCTGCTCGACCCGCAGCCCCCAGCCTCGGCGCAGCGTCCGACCGCAACTTCCGCGACCCGTAGGCCCAACATGGCGCAGGAGGTGTCGGAGTACCTGAGCCAGAACCCGCGGGTGGCCGCCTGGGTGGAGACGCTGCGCTCCGACGGGGAGACCGACAAACACTGGCGCCACCGGCGCGAGTTCCTGCTCCGCAACGCCGGGGACCTGGCCCCCGCCGGCGGCGCTGCCTCCGCCCACCCGGAGGAGGCCGCCGAAGCCGAGAGCGGGACCCGCAGTCGGCAGCTGCAGCAGCTCGTCTCCTTTTCCATGGCCTGGGCCAACCACGTCTTCCTCGGGTGCCGGTGAGTGAGCCGGCGTCCCTGAGCTGCTCTCGCGGTTTTGTCCGGAGCTTTCGGCGGGAGGGGAAGTGGTGGAAGCGCGGGAATCCGCGGGACAGGCTGCCCTCTAAGGGCGAGAAGGGCATCTCGGCCATGGTTAACAGTCTGGAGGTGCCCCCGTTGGGTGGGGAGCTGGCGGTGGAGTTGTTGGCGATGAGCTCACAGCGCTCTTGGGGGAGAGGGGCGCTGAACCTAAATTAGGTTTGTAAGAAGGGACCCCGCCTCCCAGACCCCGGGCGTTTGTTTACGGCGTTCCAGGAAACAGAAAGTTCCTGGCGGTTGATTCCGTTTCTTGATTACAACCAGGAAATGCAGTTCCTGTGGCCTGTGTTCGTACCCCAGAGGTGGCAGCTTAGCAAAAACACTTTATAAAGtgtctttcccttccttttttcaggTACCCTCAAAAAGTTATGGATAAAATACTTAGTATGGCTGAAGGCATCAAAGTGACAGATGCTCCAATCCATACAACAAGAGACGAACTGGTTGCCAAGGTGAAGAAAAGAGGGATATCGAGTAGCAATGGTTAGCAGATCATAGATGTGAACATACATAGGAGTTTAGAACTTAAGTTTGATGTGATTAGGAATTATCGTTATTACTAAGTTTTTAACAAATTAGAATTTTTATGTTATTAACCAAATTGGAATGTTAAACCTAAACTATGTGTCTCTGTGTTTTAGACTTTGaatttgatagtttcctttgacTGCTGTGAGATTTTGAAGTGTGAGATATTGTCTGTGCTGTTGATGttttaatattagaaattattgaggggacttccctggcggtccaatgattaagacaccatgcttccactgcaggggacacgggttcgagccctagtcagGAAACTAAGACGCACATGCTCTGTGGGGcagccaaaaaacagaaaaaaaataaaaataaaaatttaaaaaataaaaagattattgaTGTTATTCAACGCTGTTTTAAGAAATTAATGAAGTTATTCCacactttttaaagaatgtaCAAATCTTGAAATGTTTTCACCTTGTGCCTTTATTTTAATATGAGTATCTATCTTGTAAATCTTCAGGTGATATGTATGAGGTAGGCTTAGTCACATACTTCTTTTCGTTTTTTTCAGAAGGGGTAGAAGAGCCAACAAAAAAACGAGCCATAGAAGGAAAAAACAGTTCTGCAGTTGAGCAAGATCATGTGAAAATTCCTGCCAAAACAGAACGTGCATCAGCTCAGCAGGAAAGCAGTTCAGCGTGTTCAGGGTCAACTACCAAATCAGAGAGTAGTGGGAACTCAGCTCGGAGCTCTGGCACCCTGAGTCAGAATAGCTCCACAAGTGATGGAGAGCGCTCTGTTTCCAgccaaagcagcagcagcagcattccCTCTCAGGTAACAACGGTAGGGTGTGGAAAAGCTTCTGAACCAGAAGCTCCAGATAAACATGGTTCAGCGTCATTTGTTTCTTCGTTGTTGAAATCCAGTGTGAATAGTCACGTGACCCAGTCCACTGATTCCAGACAACAAAGCGGATCCCCGAAAAAGAGTGCTTTGGAAGGCTCTTCAGTCTCAGCCTCTCAGAGCATCTCAGAGACTGAGGTGCCCTTGTTGGGCTCCTCAGGAAGCTCAGAAGTAGAGTTGCCACTGTTGTCTTCTAAACCTAGTTCAGAGACAGCTTCGAGCGGGTTAACTTCCAAAGCTAGTTCAGAGGCGAGCGTCTCACCATCCGTTTCGAAGAACAGTTCCTCATCAGGCACGTCTTTACTAACCCCCAAGAGCACCGCCTCAGCAAACACGATGCTGGCTTCCAAAAGCACTTCGCAGGTAGCTGCATCGCTGTTAGCTTCCAAGAGCAGCTCCCAGACCAGCGGCTCTCTGGGTTCCAAAAGCACTTCCGTAGCAAGTGTGTCCCAGCTGGCTTCTAAGAGTAGCTCTCAGACCAGCACATCACAGCTGCCTTCTAAAAGTGCTGCGCAGGCGAGCGAGAGTTCTGTCAGATTCTCTTGTTGCAAGTTAACCAATGAAGATGTGAAACAGAAGCAGCCTTTTTTCAATAGACTGTACAAAACGGTAGCATGGAAGTTGGTGGCTGTTGGTGGCTTTAGTCCCAGCGTGAATCACGGAGAGCTCCTAAACGCAGCTGTCGAGGCTCTGAAAGCAACGCTGGATGTGGTTTTCGTCCCGCTAAAGGAACTGGCAGATCTGCCTCAAAACAAGAGCTCTCAAGAAAGTATTGTTTGTGAACTGAGATGTAAGTCTGTGTATTTGGGCACTGGCtgtggaaaaagcaaagaaaacgcAAAAGCAGTTGCATCAAGAGAAGCCTTGAAGTTATTTCTCAAGAAAAAGGTGGtggtaaaaatatgtaaaaggaaATACAGAGGCAGTGAAATTGAAGACTTAGTACTCCTCGATGAAGAGTCAAGGCCTGTAAACTTGCCTCCAGCATTAAAACATCCTCAAGAATTACTGTAATATGTCCAAAATGTCACTGTGTACAATATCTGGTATTTGAAGAGAAAAACTGGCTTACTTTTGTATAATATGAAACACAGGCTTTCACAAATTTTGTAttgcttttttccagttttgcagAAAATTTACATTCTAGTTCTCTTCACACAGTGGAAGTTGTAAATAATTTGTGAATGACAGTATACATTAAAAGGTTTGTGCATTAACAGCATACCAGTATGCTGTTTTATTTGCTGAAAAAAATACTGTCTTCTATTTTTAATGACACATTAGGTACGATGTGTAGTTCTGTAGTCTTAAAATTTTTGTACTACTTTGAATTTGGTGAAAATGTATTAAGTTGTctaccatgcttttttttttctagctgaaTAAACCTTCACATCAAAGAAAAGGGGACCATAGTATTTGTCTGGAAGTCTGTGAAGCTTAAGGttttaagaatgttgcctataatGTTGAACATGTctgttaaagaataaaaaagaaaatagttactCATACTATTTTTATGAGAAGCTGTAAGCATTTTCTAGATAGAAAGCAGTGTTAAATACTTAAGGTTATTTTATTCTGAAGTTGTTTGAAATTCACCATGATTTTGACCTCTGCAGATTCTTTAAGTGGGTTAATTTATGTTTTGAGGTAAAGTACAATTTACACTTTTTCTTAAAGACGTAAATGTGGGTTTCTATATTTAGCATATTTTGTGACTACTACTATTAACAGATTGATTTGTTTAGATATTAAATGCTTTAAGCTATTTTACCTTTTCAAgaagttgtggtttttttcccctccccgcCTCGAAGTCAGAACCAATTCCTGCGAATAAGCTTCCTGTCACTAGTCGTTGTAAATTGCAACCAGGTAATTTTTCATAGCTGATACACAGCTTTTTATGGGTAGACAAGTTAACAGTTTGCCAATCTAGAACTGGGTGGgttttttctttacaaaaccTCGTAGAAGAACACTAGGCAGAATAAGAGAAGCCAAGCTCAGCTCTTTAAATTAGCCTGTTCAGTTGAATTACATTTGTTGGTAATGTAATGAAATCCTGCTTCTGTGTCTTAGGTGGTTCGGactgtattattttttgtggCCTTTTTCTGGCTTTCTAGTTGCTGCACTTTGAGCGGTGATGGTGATAATGTACTGAGAAAAACCAGGAAATGGCCTTGCATGTGGCAGTTGTATTTGGAGTAGGAAAATTGAACATTAAGTAGTAAAATGTAAGTCATgaagttatttctattttatattctagAAATAATAGAGGATACTTTATATACTTGAATTGAAATAAtcaattgtttttatttcactaggtaactttttaaaaagtttatttttgagcATGTTAAATTGGATATCAAAGTTTAAAGTCCGTATTATGTAAATGGGTTGcctttatataatatattgtgaGGCGAAATAACATGAGTGTTGTAAAAGCAGTTTTaattacctcagtttcctcagccttGGAATGTGTATTTTGTGGGACAATGAttgcaagaaaaataagaataaatttctgtaatGTATCTAATTAGGTGGTTTAGTAATTTCCTGAATTGGCTAAATTTCAAGTTAATATAAAAgtgactgaaaatattttaaattacagtaaaCTTCTTATATGGCAGAATTGCAGGAAGCTGCTTAATGTAAAAAACATCTAATAAACATTTGCTATAACTATTAAAAGCTTATAATCAGAATTTAAAGAACCCTTGATTTAAGGGAAATGCATATTTTACAATTCTTCAAAATCGTGTGCGGAAGAAAGCAGGCTTCGGAATCTTGAGATAGAATCTTGGCTCTTCCTCTTTAAGTAGGCATGTAACTGGGAATATAATCCTTtaactttatctgtaaaatagaagagCTGCCTCAGAGCTGTGAGGCTCAAACAAGATAATACGTGCAAAGTACATACCACAGTTGAGGGATTGCTTATATTtgtattctcattttctcagaacCTGATGAGTAACTATTGTCGTTTggtccatttttcagatgaagaaactgaaacaaagTAATTTGGTCAAAGATAAATTCAAGCCCATATCCGATTCCAGAGTCCAAGCTCTTACCGTGTTTTATTGCTTATTACCTTTCTCACTTCTCTAAATGATAACATTTCTGAAAATCCCCCTCAGACTGGTTTCCTACTGGTTTTAAGTGACCAACCACATCATTCCAAAGGCTCATTTCCTTG
It contains:
- the CDKN2AIP gene encoding CDKN2A-interacting protein isoform X2, with the protein product MAQEVSEYLSQNPRVAAWVETLRSDGETDKHWRHRREFLLRNAGDLAPAGGAASAHPEEAAEAESGTRSRQLQQLVSFSMAWANHVFLGCRYPQKVMDKILSMAEGIKVTDAPIHTTRDELVAKKG
- the CDKN2AIP gene encoding CDKN2A-interacting protein isoform X1; its protein translation is MAQEVSEYLSQNPRVAAWVETLRSDGETDKHWRHRREFLLRNAGDLAPAGGAASAHPEEAAEAESGTRSRQLQQLVSFSMAWANHVFLGCRYPQKVMDKILSMAEGIKVTDAPIHTTRDELVAKVKKRGISSSNEGVEEPTKKRAIEGKNSSAVEQDHVKIPAKTERASAQQESSSACSGSTTKSESSGNSARSSGTLSQNSSTSDGERSVSSQSSSSSIPSQVTTVGCGKASEPEAPDKHGSASFVSSLLKSSVNSHVTQSTDSRQQSGSPKKSALEGSSVSASQSISETEVPLLGSSGSSEVELPLLSSKPSSETASSGLTSKASSEASVSPSVSKNSSSSGTSLLTPKSTASANTMLASKSTSQVAASLLASKSSSQTSGSLGSKSTSVASVSQLASKSSSQTSTSQLPSKSAAQASESSVRFSCCKLTNEDVKQKQPFFNRLYKTVAWKLVAVGGFSPSVNHGELLNAAVEALKATLDVVFVPLKELADLPQNKSSQESIVCELRCKSVYLGTGCGKSKENAKAVASREALKLFLKKKVVVKICKRKYRGSEIEDLVLLDEESRPVNLPPALKHPQELL